From Pseudonocardia autotrophica, one genomic window encodes:
- a CDS encoding DegV family protein, producing the protein MSSSPVAVVTDSTAYLPSGLAERRGLHVVPLEVRFGERTARDGVDITPAELVAALADRNLEVQTSRPAPASFATVYEDLLRGGAEQIVSVHLSRELSGTWDAARLAAQETAPDRIRVVDSRAIAMGLGFAVLTAADVAAGGGDGAAVEAAATAVAARCRVLFGVQDLERLRRGGRIGAASALLGAAIAVKPLLHLSEGRIAPLEKVRTTGRLTERLVTLAVAAAAGPGARLAVHHLGAADRAEDIADRLREQLPHAAEVQVSEVGAVIGAHVGTGLVGVVIVPAG; encoded by the coding sequence GTGTCCAGCTCGCCGGTCGCCGTGGTCACCGACTCCACCGCCTACCTCCCGTCCGGCCTGGCGGAACGGCGTGGCCTGCACGTCGTGCCGCTGGAGGTGCGCTTCGGCGAGCGGACCGCCCGTGACGGCGTGGACATCACCCCGGCCGAGCTGGTCGCCGCCCTCGCCGACCGGAACCTCGAGGTGCAGACCTCGCGGCCGGCGCCGGCGTCGTTCGCGACGGTGTACGAGGACCTCCTGCGCGGCGGCGCCGAACAGATCGTGTCGGTGCACCTGTCGCGTGAGCTGTCCGGAACCTGGGACGCTGCCCGCCTCGCCGCGCAGGAGACCGCCCCGGACCGGATCCGGGTGGTGGACTCGCGGGCCATCGCGATGGGCCTGGGATTCGCCGTGCTCACCGCGGCCGACGTCGCGGCCGGTGGTGGCGACGGGGCGGCGGTCGAGGCCGCCGCCACCGCTGTCGCGGCGCGTTGCCGGGTGCTGTTCGGGGTGCAGGATCTCGAACGCCTGCGCCGTGGCGGGCGGATCGGTGCGGCCTCGGCGCTGCTCGGGGCCGCGATCGCGGTGAAACCGCTGCTGCACCTGTCCGAGGGGCGGATCGCGCCGCTGGAGAAGGTGCGCACGACCGGCCGGCTGACCGAGCGGCTGGTCACCCTGGCGGTCGCGGCGGCGGCCGGGCCAGGGGCGCGGCTGGCCGTGCACCACCTGGGGGCTGCCGACCGGGCGGAGGACATCGCCGACCGGCTCCGTGAGCAGCTGCCGCACGCCGCGGAGGTGCAGGTCTCGGAGGTCGGCGCGGTGATCGGCGCGCATGTCGGCACCGGGCTGGTCGGGGTCGTGATCGTCCCCGCCGGGTGA
- a CDS encoding xylulokinase, translated as MSRLLGIDLGTTSVKAAVFTADGDRIAAATRRHSTRRPRPGWAEQDPADWWRGLTGAVAELDAAGALRDLTAVGLCGQVNTHLVADASGVPLHPAITWQDGRCADTAAGLTDRLTPADRARVRGGLGTVDASHPAARAAWLRTHRPDVWRRTEQLLAPKDWMLARLTGRAVADPLSSIGLVGPDGEHPGWLDLLVPGLRGLLPALADPASVAGETTGAGGLPSGLPVAVGTMDAWSALLGGGIAAPGDAIDVAGTSEVVAVAATPGGGAPGIVTFPTWRGLHVHAGPTQAGGDALNWACEALDGTVEELLAVAATAEPATVLFLPQLAGERAPLWDPHLRAHWLGAGFGTGRAELARAVLEGVAHAARHVLDALEAAAGGPVPALAVCGGGANSDLWCQVKADVLDRPLRRTAERDAGVLGAAMLAGLAVGTGRSVPELAARMVRVDREFEPDPRARDRLDDAHGRYLDAQRALASIFR; from the coding sequence GTGAGCAGGCTGCTCGGCATCGATCTCGGCACCACATCGGTGAAGGCGGCGGTGTTCACCGCCGACGGCGACCGGATCGCCGCGGCGACCCGCAGGCACTCCACCCGGCGCCCGCGCCCGGGATGGGCAGAACAGGACCCGGCCGACTGGTGGCGCGGGCTGACCGGTGCGGTCGCCGAGCTGGACGCGGCCGGGGCGCTGCGCGACCTCACCGCGGTCGGGTTGTGCGGGCAGGTCAATACCCATCTCGTCGCCGACGCAAGTGGTGTCCCGCTGCACCCGGCCATCACCTGGCAGGACGGCCGGTGCGCGGACACCGCCGCCGGCCTGACCGACCGGCTGACCCCGGCCGACCGGGCGCGCGTTCGCGGCGGACTCGGGACCGTCGACGCCTCGCATCCGGCCGCGCGTGCGGCCTGGCTGCGGACCCACCGTCCCGACGTGTGGCGCCGGACCGAGCAGCTGCTGGCTCCGAAGGACTGGATGCTGGCCCGGCTGACCGGCCGGGCCGTCGCGGACCCGCTCTCGTCGATCGGACTGGTCGGCCCGGACGGTGAGCATCCGGGATGGCTGGACCTGCTCGTCCCCGGCCTGCGCGGGTTGCTGCCCGCGCTGGCCGATCCCGCGTCGGTGGCCGGGGAGACGACGGGGGCGGGTGGTCTGCCGTCGGGCCTGCCGGTCGCCGTCGGGACGATGGACGCGTGGTCGGCCCTGCTCGGCGGCGGGATCGCCGCCCCGGGCGACGCGATCGACGTCGCCGGCACCTCGGAGGTGGTGGCCGTGGCCGCGACGCCCGGCGGTGGCGCACCCGGGATCGTCACCTTCCCGACCTGGCGCGGGCTGCACGTGCACGCCGGGCCGACGCAGGCCGGCGGCGACGCCCTGAACTGGGCGTGCGAGGCGCTGGACGGGACGGTCGAGGAACTGCTCGCCGTCGCGGCGACAGCGGAGCCCGCGACGGTGCTGTTCCTCCCACAGCTGGCGGGGGAGCGGGCCCCGCTGTGGGACCCGCACCTGCGTGCGCACTGGCTCGGCGCCGGCTTCGGCACCGGTCGGGCCGAGCTGGCACGAGCCGTGCTGGAGGGGGTCGCGCACGCCGCCCGGCACGTGCTCGATGCGCTGGAGGCAGCCGCCGGCGGGCCGGTGCCCGCGCTCGCCGTGTGCGGCGGTGGCGCGAACAGCGACCTGTGGTGCCAGGTGAAGGCCGACGTGCTGGACCGGCCGCTGCGCCGCACCGCGGAGCGCGACGCCGGGGTGCTCGGTGCCGCGATGCTCGCCGGGCTCGCCGTCGGCACCGGTCGCTCGGTACCGGAGCTCGCAGCCCGGATGGTGCGTGTGGACCGGGAGTTCGAGCCCGATCCGCGGGCCAGGGACCGGCTCGACGACGCGCACGGCCGGTACCTCGACGCCCAGCGGGCCTTGGCGTCGATCTTCCGGTGA
- the octT gene encoding diglucosylglycerate octanoyltransferase — MPDLLVVADSLAFHGPDRPYPADEARLWPNVAADRLAGDAELVARAGWTARHAWAAITGDPRVWAALPRVDAVVLGVSGMDSLPSPLPTALRELIPVLRPPSLRNIVRSGYRRAQPVLAPALARLPGGGPATLPPRLTVQYLERCRAGVHALRPGLPVVAMLPSVHRAADYGLVHPHRAATETAIRTWAADAPAVSLLDVAPLVGTHVMGGHGNPDGMHWGWDAHRAVGEALAALLAGQRAATGTSS, encoded by the coding sequence GTGCCTGATCTCCTGGTCGTCGCCGACTCGCTGGCGTTCCACGGCCCGGACCGGCCCTACCCGGCGGACGAGGCCCGGCTGTGGCCGAACGTCGCCGCCGACCGGCTGGCCGGCGACGCGGAGTTGGTCGCCAGGGCCGGCTGGACGGCCCGGCACGCCTGGGCCGCGATCACCGGCGATCCACGGGTGTGGGCGGCACTGCCCCGGGTCGACGCCGTCGTGCTCGGGGTGTCCGGGATGGACTCGCTGCCCTCGCCGCTGCCGACCGCGCTGCGGGAGCTGATCCCGGTGCTGCGGCCGCCGTCGCTGCGCAACATCGTCCGCTCCGGGTACCGGCGCGCCCAGCCGGTGCTCGCACCCGCACTGGCCCGACTGCCCGGTGGCGGACCGGCGACGCTCCCGCCCCGGCTCACCGTGCAGTACCTGGAACGGTGCCGGGCGGGGGTGCACGCGCTGCGGCCGGGGCTGCCGGTGGTGGCGATGCTGCCGTCGGTGCACCGGGCCGCCGACTACGGCCTCGTGCACCCGCACCGGGCGGCCACCGAGACGGCGATCCGGACCTGGGCCGCCGATGCGCCCGCCGTGTCCTTGCTCGACGTCGCGCCGCTGGTCGGTACACACGTGATGGGTGGGCACGGCAACCCGGACGGCATGCACTGGGGATGGGACGCGCACCGGGCGGTGGGTGAGGCGCTCGCGGCGCTGCTCGCCGGGCAGCGGGCCGCAACGGGCACCTCGTCGTGA
- a CDS encoding histidine phosphatase family protein has product MTLRRLTLLRHGQTGYNAGGRMQGHLDTQLTDEGRAQAAAAAPLLADVAFDRIITSDLSRAYDTAMAVAGATGLPVSVDKRLRETHLGDWQGRTVDEIEAAEPGAIASWRSDPRWAPPGGESRIDVVVRSLPVVAELDLEYADDPAERSVLLVAHGGMIAGMVCGLLDLPESAWPVIGGMGNARWAVVARRDDHPRWRLSGYNIGA; this is encoded by the coding sequence ATGACTCTGCGTCGGCTCACGCTGCTCCGGCACGGTCAGACCGGGTACAACGCCGGTGGCCGGATGCAGGGTCACCTGGACACCCAGCTGACCGACGAGGGCCGTGCGCAGGCCGCGGCGGCCGCGCCGCTGCTCGCCGACGTGGCGTTCGACCGGATCATCACCTCCGACCTGAGCCGCGCCTACGACACGGCGATGGCCGTCGCGGGCGCGACCGGGCTCCCGGTGTCGGTGGACAAGCGGCTGCGCGAGACGCACCTGGGTGACTGGCAGGGCCGCACCGTCGACGAGATCGAGGCCGCGGAGCCGGGCGCGATCGCCTCGTGGCGGTCGGACCCACGGTGGGCGCCGCCCGGCGGCGAGTCCCGGATCGACGTCGTCGTCCGGTCGCTCCCGGTGGTGGCCGAACTGGACCTGGAGTACGCCGACGACCCCGCGGAGCGCTCGGTCCTGCTGGTCGCGCACGGCGGGATGATCGCCGGGATGGTGTGCGGGCTGCTCGACCTGCCGGAGTCGGCGTGGCCGGTGATCGGCGGGATGGGCAACGCGAGGTGGGCCGTGGTGGCCCGGCGCGACGACCATCCGCGCTGGCGGCTGTCGGGGTACAACATCGGTGCCTGA
- the rsfS gene encoding ribosome silencing factor: MTATPEAIELTKVAAAAAADKKAADIIALDVSEQLVITDCFVLASAQNERQVQAIVDAVEEKLRERGSKPIRREGDADNGWVLLDFTDIVVHVMHTEQRGFYGLDRLWKDCPAIEVLRAQPPGDDEDDAG; encoded by the coding sequence GTGACGGCAACACCGGAGGCGATCGAGCTGACGAAGGTGGCTGCGGCCGCCGCGGCGGACAAGAAGGCCGCCGACATCATCGCCCTCGACGTGTCCGAGCAGTTGGTGATCACCGACTGCTTCGTGCTGGCGTCGGCGCAGAACGAGCGCCAGGTCCAGGCGATCGTGGACGCGGTCGAGGAGAAGCTGCGTGAGCGCGGCAGCAAGCCCATCCGGCGCGAGGGCGACGCCGACAACGGCTGGGTGCTGCTGGACTTCACCGACATCGTCGTGCACGTGATGCACACCGAACAGCGCGGCTTCTACGGGCTGGACCGGCTGTGGAAGGACTGTCCGGCGATCGAGGTCCTGCGGGCGCAGCCGCCGGGCGACGACGAGGACGACGCGGGATGA
- a CDS encoding MaoC family dehydratase yields MALAPDLEGTQCEPVNFAWARDDALLYAVAVGAGAEDPTSELALTTENTTGVRTVVLPSFAELVTRNARVDLGDIDRTRLVHAEQSFRLAAPLPVEGRARVTSTVTEVLDKGSGALVRTEAEAVDVETGAPLLSTVRSVFIGGEGGFGGARGVRPDNPVPDRAPDHVVRYRTSPGQALLFRLTGDRNPLHTDPAFAAKGGFDQPILHGMCTYGFTARALVATVCDGDAGVLRGMDARFTRPVVPGQELTVSMWRTGDAVAFRTAVGDDIVLDRGTATLAG; encoded by the coding sequence ATGGCTTTGGCCCCCGACCTCGAGGGCACGCAGTGCGAGCCGGTCAACTTCGCGTGGGCCCGGGACGACGCGCTCCTCTATGCGGTCGCCGTCGGTGCGGGCGCCGAGGATCCGACCTCCGAGCTGGCACTGACCACTGAGAACACCACCGGTGTGCGCACGGTGGTCCTGCCGTCGTTCGCCGAGCTGGTGACCCGCAACGCCCGGGTCGATCTCGGTGACATCGACCGGACCAGGCTGGTGCACGCCGAGCAGTCGTTCCGGCTCGCCGCCCCGCTCCCGGTGGAGGGCCGCGCCCGGGTGACCTCGACGGTCACCGAGGTACTGGACAAGGGATCCGGCGCGCTGGTGCGGACCGAGGCCGAGGCGGTCGACGTCGAGACCGGCGCACCGCTGTTGTCCACCGTCCGATCGGTGTTCATCGGCGGTGAGGGCGGATTCGGTGGCGCCCGGGGTGTGCGGCCGGACAATCCGGTCCCGGACCGGGCTCCCGACCACGTCGTGCGCTACCGGACCTCACCCGGACAGGCCCTGCTCTTCCGGCTGACCGGGGATCGCAACCCGCTGCACACCGATCCGGCGTTCGCCGCGAAGGGCGGCTTCGACCAGCCGATCCTGCACGGCATGTGTACCTACGGCTTCACCGCGCGGGCGCTGGTCGCCACCGTCTGCGACGGCGACGCCGGGGTGCTGCGCGGGATGGACGCCCGGTTCACCCGGCCGGTCGTCCCCGGGCAGGAACTGACCGTCTCGATGTGGCGCACCGGGGACGCCGTGGCGTTCCGGACCGCGGTCGGCGACGACATCGTGCTCGACCGCGGGACGGCGACGCTGGCCGGCTGA
- a CDS encoding FecCD family ABC transporter permease produces the protein MNAVSSVTRPEVVPDRGRTGNGRRSAGLLVSGVALLVVCVLSLVVGAKAIPASTVVDAFVAFDPTNNDHLFVRLERVPRTVLGLLVGLALGLAGTVMQAVARNPLADPGILGINAGASLLVVLGITTFGLTTLSGYVWFGFVGAALAAVVVYGVSSLGREGATPIKLALAGAAANAAFVSFTTAVLLTNSDAFEQFRLWQVGSLAGRNWEVVTSVTPFIAIGAVVALLSGGLLNTLALGDDMARALGQNITRARVLSGLSVVLLCGAATAAAGPIGFVGLAIPQVARLISGPDNRWLLPYAALLAPVLVLGADVLGRVIARPGEVQVGILTAVVGAPVFIALVRGRRVSSL, from the coding sequence ATGAACGCTGTCAGCAGCGTGACCAGGCCCGAGGTGGTGCCGGACCGTGGCCGCACCGGGAACGGCCGGCGATCGGCCGGGCTGCTGGTGTCCGGCGTCGCCCTGCTGGTGGTGTGTGTCCTGAGCCTGGTGGTCGGCGCCAAGGCGATACCGGCGTCGACCGTGGTGGACGCCTTCGTGGCGTTCGATCCCACGAACAACGACCACCTGTTCGTCCGGCTCGAACGGGTGCCCCGCACCGTGCTGGGCCTGCTCGTCGGGCTGGCACTGGGCCTGGCCGGAACGGTGATGCAGGCGGTCGCCCGCAACCCGCTGGCGGATCCCGGCATCCTCGGGATCAACGCCGGTGCCTCGCTGCTGGTCGTCCTGGGCATCACCACGTTCGGGCTGACCACCCTCTCCGGCTACGTCTGGTTCGGGTTCGTCGGTGCGGCGCTCGCCGCGGTCGTCGTCTACGGCGTCTCCTCGCTCGGCCGTGAAGGCGCGACCCCGATCAAGCTGGCGCTGGCCGGTGCCGCCGCGAACGCCGCGTTCGTCTCCTTCACCACCGCCGTGCTGCTGACCAACTCCGACGCGTTCGAGCAGTTCCGGCTCTGGCAGGTCGGGTCGCTCGCCGGGCGGAACTGGGAGGTCGTCACCTCGGTGACGCCCTTCATCGCGATCGGCGCCGTGGTCGCGCTGCTCTCCGGAGGCCTGCTCAACACGCTGGCCCTCGGCGACGACATGGCCAGGGCGCTCGGCCAGAACATCACCAGGGCGCGGGTGCTCTCCGGGTTGTCGGTGGTGCTGCTGTGCGGCGCCGCCACCGCCGCGGCCGGCCCGATCGGGTTCGTCGGACTGGCGATACCGCAGGTCGCGCGGCTGATCTCGGGCCCGGACAACCGGTGGCTGCTGCCCTACGCCGCGCTGCTCGCACCGGTGCTGGTGCTGGGCGCCGACGTGCTCGGGCGGGTCATCGCCCGGCCGGGCGAGGTGCAGGTCGGGATCCTCACCGCCGTCGTCGGGGCGCCGGTGTTCATCGCGCTGGTGCGCGGACGGCGGGTGAGCAGCCTGTGA
- a CDS encoding FecCD family ABC transporter permease, with protein sequence MSVETGRATGDATPGPGDDSFGADERAAVLRSRAAARVRRIGVGLSLGAGVLLVAAVSLCVGESLIPLPDVLSTLVGQGSRNTNYVILELRLPRVVTAILVGIAFGLSGTVIQSLLGNPLASPDVIGISTGASASAVLGIVLFGLDGLGVSAMALAGALITAAAMYALAWRNGVSGYRLILVGIGLAALLLSVISYFMTRAQVTSASDALVWISGSLSGRNWSQAVPLAIALAVLVPVTAVLAKVLGLLGMGDDAAKGLGVPVQRARLALLIAAVALAGVATAASGPIAFVALLAGPIGRRLARDGSPALPASALVGALIVLVADFLAQHTPGLPLLPVGVLTGAIGAPYLLFQLATMNRAGRGG encoded by the coding sequence GTGAGCGTCGAGACCGGTCGGGCGACCGGCGACGCCACGCCCGGCCCCGGCGACGACTCGTTCGGCGCCGACGAGCGCGCCGCGGTACTGCGCAGCCGGGCGGCGGCGCGGGTCCGGCGGATCGGCGTCGGCCTGTCCCTCGGTGCGGGCGTGCTGCTCGTCGCCGCGGTGTCGCTGTGCGTCGGCGAGTCGCTGATCCCGCTGCCCGACGTGCTGTCCACCCTCGTCGGGCAGGGCAGCCGCAACACCAACTACGTGATCCTCGAGCTGCGTCTGCCCAGGGTCGTCACCGCGATCCTGGTCGGGATCGCGTTCGGGCTGTCCGGCACGGTGATCCAGTCCCTGCTCGGCAACCCGCTGGCCAGCCCGGACGTGATCGGGATCAGCACCGGGGCCAGCGCGTCGGCGGTGCTGGGCATCGTGCTGTTCGGCCTGGACGGGCTGGGCGTCTCGGCGATGGCGCTCGCCGGAGCACTGATCACCGCGGCCGCGATGTACGCGCTGGCCTGGCGCAACGGCGTCTCCGGCTACCGGCTGATCCTGGTCGGCATCGGACTGGCCGCGCTGCTGCTGAGCGTGATCAGCTACTTCATGACGCGGGCCCAGGTCACCAGCGCGTCCGACGCGCTGGTCTGGATCAGCGGCAGCCTCAGCGGTCGCAACTGGTCGCAGGCCGTCCCGCTGGCGATCGCGCTGGCCGTGCTGGTCCCGGTCACCGCGGTGCTCGCCAAGGTGCTCGGTCTGCTCGGCATGGGTGACGATGCGGCGAAGGGGCTCGGAGTGCCGGTCCAGCGGGCCCGGCTGGCGCTGCTGATCGCCGCCGTCGCACTCGCCGGGGTCGCGACGGCGGCGAGCGGGCCGATCGCCTTCGTCGCGCTGCTCGCCGGGCCGATCGGCCGCAGGCTGGCCCGCGACGGGAGTCCGGCGCTGCCGGCATCGGCACTCGTCGGCGCCCTGATCGTGCTGGTCGCGGACTTCCTGGCGCAGCACACACCGGGCCTGCCGCTGCTCCCTGTCGGTGTGCTGACCGGCGCGATCGGCGCGCCCTATCTGCTGTTCCAGCTGGCGACGATGAACCGCGCCGGCCGAGGAGGATGA
- a CDS encoding ABC transporter ATP-binding protein, giving the protein MTQDTVGLRHTLRAEHLRLAYDRREVVEDLSIDVPTGAVTMIIGPNGCGKSTLLRALARLLTPVGGTVYLDDRDITEVPNREVATVLGILPQSPVAPDGITVTDLVSRGRYPHQGWFRKWNAEDDEAVAHALAVTSTGELADRPVDQLSGGQRQRVWIAMALAQRTDLLLLDEPTTYLDLANQVELLDLLTDLNRRSRTTIAVVLHDLNLACRYADHLVAMRAGSIMAEGPPSEIITSEMIKEVFRMDADILRDPVSGTPMIVPIGRHHVSAAATPNSTNEVENTA; this is encoded by the coding sequence ATGACCCAGGACACGGTCGGCCTGCGGCACACCCTGCGCGCCGAACACCTCCGCCTCGCCTACGACCGGCGTGAGGTCGTCGAGGACCTCAGCATCGACGTGCCCACGGGGGCCGTCACGATGATCATCGGGCCGAACGGCTGCGGGAAGTCCACCCTGCTGCGCGCACTCGCCCGGCTGCTGACACCGGTCGGCGGCACCGTCTACCTCGACGACCGGGACATCACCGAGGTCCCCAACCGCGAGGTCGCGACCGTGCTCGGCATCCTGCCGCAGTCCCCGGTCGCACCGGACGGGATCACGGTCACCGACCTGGTCAGCCGCGGGCGCTACCCGCACCAGGGCTGGTTCCGGAAGTGGAACGCCGAGGACGACGAGGCCGTCGCGCACGCACTCGCCGTGACCTCCACCGGTGAGCTCGCCGACCGGCCGGTCGACCAGCTCTCCGGCGGCCAGCGCCAGCGGGTGTGGATCGCGATGGCACTGGCCCAGCGCACCGATCTGCTGCTGCTCGACGAGCCGACCACCTACCTCGACCTGGCCAACCAGGTCGAGCTCCTGGACCTCCTGACCGACCTGAACCGGCGGTCCCGGACGACCATCGCGGTCGTCCTGCACGACCTCAACCTCGCCTGCCGCTACGCCGACCATCTCGTGGCGATGCGCGCCGGTTCCATCATGGCCGAGGGTCCCCCATCCGAGATCATCACCTCGGAGATGATCAAGGAGGTGTTCCGGATGGACGCCGACATCCTGCGCGATCCCGTCTCCGGCACACCGATGATCGTGCCGATCGGACGGCACCACGTCTCGGCCGCCGCCACGCCGAACAGCACGAACGAAGTGGAGAACACAGCATGA
- a CDS encoding iron-siderophore ABC transporter substrate-binding protein has protein sequence MRFQRRRLVAGVATLLAGLLVLAGCGQVEETPAADGATIETMFGPVTVPADPQRVVALGWSDAEAALALGVQPIAVSDWMAFGGNGVGPWANNLFTETPTLLGTLELSYEQISSLEPDLILNTRSDNSKDKHDELSKIAPTVSAPAGVVAYGTTWQQQAEMVAAALGKQDEGAQQISEVEQAFADARAANPGFEGKTVAVGAYFSDQYGGYVRGDGRVDFMESLGFVNKPEIQDQAGDSFYIELAREQIEQLSADLTVMFPIGGDAAPLRADAVLNQIPAARAGHLLILDDATLVEAFSAGSTLSTRYAIDNAVPMFAQTLS, from the coding sequence ATGAGGTTCCAGCGACGACGCCTGGTGGCGGGTGTGGCGACGCTGCTCGCCGGCCTGCTCGTTCTCGCCGGGTGCGGCCAGGTCGAGGAGACCCCGGCGGCCGACGGCGCGACGATCGAGACCATGTTCGGTCCGGTCACGGTGCCCGCCGATCCGCAGCGCGTGGTCGCACTGGGCTGGTCCGACGCCGAGGCGGCGCTGGCACTCGGCGTCCAGCCGATCGCCGTCAGCGACTGGATGGCCTTCGGCGGCAACGGCGTCGGCCCCTGGGCGAACAACCTGTTCACCGAGACGCCGACCCTGCTCGGCACCCTCGAGCTCAGCTACGAGCAGATCTCGTCCCTCGAACCGGACCTGATCCTCAACACCCGCTCGGACAACAGCAAGGACAAGCACGACGAGCTCTCCAAGATCGCGCCGACGGTCTCGGCACCGGCCGGCGTCGTCGCCTACGGCACGACCTGGCAGCAGCAGGCCGAGATGGTCGCCGCCGCGCTCGGCAAGCAGGACGAGGGCGCCCAGCAGATCAGCGAGGTCGAGCAGGCCTTCGCCGACGCACGGGCCGCGAACCCCGGGTTCGAGGGGAAGACGGTGGCGGTCGGCGCGTACTTCAGCGACCAGTACGGCGGCTACGTCCGCGGCGACGGCCGGGTCGACTTCATGGAGAGCCTCGGGTTCGTGAACAAGCCGGAGATCCAGGACCAGGCCGGGGACAGCTTCTACATCGAGCTGGCCCGTGAGCAGATCGAGCAGCTCAGCGCCGACCTGACGGTCATGTTCCCGATCGGCGGCGACGCCGCCCCGCTGCGGGCGGACGCGGTGCTGAACCAGATCCCGGCCGCCCGGGCCGGGCACCTGCTGATCCTGGACGACGCCACGCTGGTCGAGGCGTTCTCGGCGGGCTCGACCCTGTCGACCCGGTACGCGATCGACAACGCCGTCCCGATGTTCGCGCAGACGCTGTCCTGA
- a CDS encoding class I SAM-dependent methyltransferase, translated as MTANAQQWSVWSGSGGDFWAGNAARFDAGVAGYLPRFRENAAIGPGERVLDVGCGAGTTTLDAAAAAGAGGSAHGVDMSEALLSIARARATGSDRVSFAVADAQTDDLGAGGVDVVISRNGVMFFDDPAAAFANLHRALRPGGRIALQVWQPLAEQEWLTAVHRALEVPDPPADGPSPVSFGDPDRCRALLSGAGFGDIRIEGARSPMWLGSDVDEAATFQLDRVAAALAERPEPARRAAEDALRRVLAGHAGPDGVALDSAAWFIRAVRD; from the coding sequence GTGACGGCGAACGCGCAGCAATGGTCGGTGTGGTCCGGTAGCGGCGGGGACTTCTGGGCCGGGAACGCAGCCCGGTTCGACGCGGGGGTCGCCGGCTACCTCCCACGGTTCCGGGAGAACGCCGCGATCGGCCCCGGCGAGCGGGTGCTGGACGTCGGCTGCGGCGCCGGCACCACCACCCTCGACGCCGCGGCGGCCGCCGGAGCGGGCGGATCGGCGCACGGCGTCGACATGTCGGAGGCGTTGCTGTCGATCGCCCGGGCACGCGCGACCGGATCGGACCGGGTGAGCTTCGCCGTCGCCGACGCCCAGACCGATGACCTCGGGGCCGGCGGCGTCGACGTGGTGATCAGCCGCAACGGTGTGATGTTCTTCGACGACCCGGCCGCCGCGTTCGCGAACCTGCACCGCGCGCTGCGGCCCGGTGGCCGGATCGCGCTGCAGGTCTGGCAGCCGCTGGCCGAGCAGGAATGGCTGACCGCGGTGCACCGGGCGCTGGAGGTGCCCGATCCGCCCGCGGACGGCCCGAGCCCGGTCTCGTTCGGCGATCCGGACCGCTGCCGGGCGCTGCTGTCCGGAGCCGGGTTCGGCGACATCCGGATCGAGGGGGCGCGCAGCCCGATGTGGCTCGGCAGCGACGTCGACGAGGCGGCGACCTTCCAGCTCGACCGGGTCGCGGCGGCGCTCGCCGAGCGCCCGGAGCCCGCGCGGCGGGCCGCCGAGGACGCGCTGCGCCGGGTGCTCGCCGGGCACGCGGGGCCGGACGGGGTCGCGCTGGACTCGGCCGCCTGGTTCATCCGCGCGGTCCGCGACTGA
- a CDS encoding class I SAM-dependent methyltransferase — MSTLLEQAFRAAHEDLPREAPGSEETTALLLQLVGPLPEVPRIIDIGSGTGPATLPLAAATGGEVVAVDAHEPYLQRLQARAAISGLGERVRTLVASMDDLPLPDGEADLVWAEGTAYIMGFDAALASWRRLLAPGGALVLTEAEWTTTDPSAGAREFWDAGYPAMRTTAGNVAAAQQAGYTVRAAYLLPDSDWDAYYRPLAARLELLRAEGIDPDVLDEVGREIRIREEFGAQYGYTGYVLRPR; from the coding sequence GTGAGCACACTGCTGGAGCAGGCCTTCCGGGCCGCCCACGAGGATCTGCCCCGCGAGGCCCCCGGATCGGAGGAGACGACGGCGCTGCTGTTGCAGCTCGTCGGGCCGCTGCCGGAGGTCCCCCGGATCATCGACATCGGCAGCGGGACCGGGCCGGCGACGCTGCCGCTGGCCGCTGCGACCGGTGGTGAGGTCGTCGCCGTCGATGCCCACGAGCCCTACCTGCAGCGGCTGCAGGCGCGCGCGGCGATCTCCGGGCTGGGCGAACGGGTCCGCACGCTCGTCGCGTCGATGGACGATCTGCCGCTGCCCGACGGCGAGGCCGACCTGGTGTGGGCCGAGGGAACCGCCTACATCATGGGGTTCGACGCGGCCCTGGCCTCCTGGCGGCGGCTGCTGGCCCCCGGCGGTGCGCTGGTGCTGACCGAGGCCGAGTGGACGACGACCGACCCGTCGGCGGGGGCCAGGGAGTTCTGGGACGCCGGCTACCCGGCGATGCGGACGACGGCGGGCAACGTCGCCGCCGCGCAGCAGGCCGGATACACGGTGCGCGCCGCCTATCTGCTCCCGGACAGCGACTGGGACGCCTACTACCGCCCGCTCGCCGCGCGGCTGGAGCTCCTGCGCGCCGAGGGGATCGATCCGGACGTGCTCGACGAGGTCGGCCGGGAGATCCGGATCCGCGAGGAGTTCGGGGCCCAGTACGGCTACACCGGCTACGTGCTGCGCCCGCGCTGA